In a genomic window of Trachemys scripta elegans isolate TJP31775 chromosome 12, CAS_Tse_1.0, whole genome shotgun sequence:
- the SNPH gene encoding syntaphilin, with amino-acid sequence MSLPGSRRSSTGSRRRPSPPVSMRDTYGTSSLSSSSNSGSCKGSDSSPTPRRPIKYSLCSDNHGIKPPTPEQYLTPLQQKEVCIRHLKARLKDTQERLQDRDTEIEDLKTQLSRMQEDWIEEECHRVEAQLALKEARKEIKQLKQVIDTVKNNLMEKDKGLQKYFVDINIQNKKLETLLHSMEIAQNGAVKEDGAGESAGGSPARSLTRSSTYTKLSDQAAGDRNAGDSQTLSAEEVVDSGFVAADDSLSRTDLLEQSSLLSSGVEFCTEEGSLQSSFTLGSRLPTSSTYEKLRGTQGSVEAGVQASCMQEQAIQTDFVHYQPDLDTILEKVMKSQACSLGSPTSVWVSEMEDLVPSSEAQAQNFSGTTDLMATEPNSAVVVTTGEGPETPEGREGCPGLVTNNPAVHQPSSTSQSLSVVCTLEEDAAELSQEATVPKSYWSRHFIVDLLAVVVPAVPTVAWLCRTQRRQGQPIYNISSLLRGCCTVALHSLRKINCRSVSNMGGSTGSSQP; translated from the exons ATGTCCCTGCCGGGAAGCAGACGGTCCTCCACTGGCTCTCGAAG gcgcccctctccccccgtcAGCATGCGGGACACCTACGGCACCTCTtcactgagcagcagcagcaactcggGCTCCTGCAAGGGCAGCGACAGCAGCCCCACCCCAAG GCGACCCATCAAGTACAGTCTGTGCAGCGATAACCATGGGATAAAGCCCCCCACTCCTGAGCAGTACCTGACCCCCCTCCAGCAGAAGGAGGTCTGCATTAGACACCTGAAGGCCCGGCTGAAGGACACCCAAGAGAGACTCCAGGACAG GGATACTGAGATTGAGGATCTGAAGACCCAGCTCTCGAGGATGCAGGAGGACTGGATCGAGGAAGAGTGCCACCGTGTGGAGGCCCAGCTGGCACTCAAGGAGGCCCGGAAGGAGATCAAACAGCTGAAGCAGGTGATTGACACCGTGAAGAACAACCTGATGGAGAAGGACAAAGGCCTTCAGAAATACTTTGTGGACATCAACATCCAGAATAAAAAGCTGGAGACCCTGCTGCACAGCATGGAGATAGCACAGAACGGGGCTGTGAAGGAGGACGGGGCCGGGGAGTCGGCAGGGGGCTCTCCAGCCCGGTCCCTCACCCGCAGCTCCACCTACACCAAGCTGAGTGACCAGGCAGCAGGGGACAGGAACGCTGGGGACTCACAGACCCTATCAGCTGAGGAGGTGGTGGACAGTGGCTTCGTGGCTGCAGATGACTCGCTAAGCCGGACGGActtgctggagcagagcagcctgCTCTCATCAGGGGTAGAGTTCTGCACCGAGGAGGGGTCTCTACAGAGCTCCTTCACGCTGGGCTCCAGACTTCCCACCAGCTCCACCTATGAGAAACTGAGGGGTACGCAAGGCAGCGTGGAGGCCGGAGTGCAGGCGAGCTGCATGCAGGAGCAGGCCATCCAAACTGACTTTGTGCATTACCAGCCGGACTTGGACACTATCCTGGAAAAGGTCATGAAGTCCCAGGCTTGCAGCCTGGGCAGCCCCACTTCCGTGTGGGTGTCCGAAATGGAAGACCTGGTGCCCAGCTCCGAGGCTCAGGCCCAGAACTTCTCTGGGACCACGGACTTGATGGCGACTGAACCCAACTCCGCTGTGGTGGTGACCACAGGAGAGGGGCCAGAGACTCCGGAGGGGCGAGAGGGCTGCCCGGGACTGGTGACCAACAACCCTGCTGTGCACCAGCCCTCTAGCACTAGCCAGTCGCTGAGCGTCGTTTGCACCCTGGAGGAAGACGCTGCCGAGCTGAGCCAAGAAGCCACAGTACCGAAAAGCTATTGGAGCCGCCATTTCATTGTGGATCTCTTGGCCGTGGTGGTGCCGGCGGTGCCCACGGTAGCCTGGCTGTGCCGTACTCAGCGGAGGCAGGGCCAGCCCATATACAACATCAGCTCGCTGCTCCGCGGGTGCTGCACGGTCGCTCTGCACT